One part of the Parabacteroides distasonis ATCC 8503 genome encodes these proteins:
- a CDS encoding S41 family peptidase, protein MKRYLIYICISLGFLFTGCEKSDEYVASPQENFEALWKILDENYCFFEYKDIDWNEVHDRYKTQISDTMNQYVLFDVLGDMLNELKDGHTNLISTFNMSRYWDWYLDYPDNFDSDIQENYLGRNYSIAGGLKYTTLSDGQIGYIYYGSFSSSAGESGLDHIFYQFKDCKGLIFDIRDNGGGMLSNADRIASRFLEEKILTGYIQHKTGKGHDDFSEPYPLYLSPSERIRWLRPVVVLTNRHCYSAANDFVQKVRMMPYVTTMGDRTGGGSGFPFNSELPNGWGVRFSASPMLDVNKQHTEFGIDPTYKVSMTQEDIEKGKDTIIEAAITHLLSETEKK, encoded by the coding sequence ATGAAACGATACCTTATATATATATGTATATCTCTCGGATTCCTGTTTACCGGATGTGAGAAATCGGACGAATACGTGGCCTCCCCACAGGAGAACTTTGAGGCGCTTTGGAAAATATTGGATGAGAATTACTGCTTCTTCGAATACAAGGACATTGATTGGAACGAGGTTCACGACCGTTATAAGACGCAGATAAGCGATACGATGAACCAATACGTCCTATTTGACGTATTAGGCGATATGCTAAACGAGCTGAAAGACGGGCATACCAATTTGATATCCACCTTCAATATGTCCCGCTATTGGGATTGGTATCTCGATTATCCGGATAATTTCGACTCGGACATACAAGAGAATTATCTCGGAAGGAACTACTCGATCGCCGGAGGACTTAAATACACGACATTGAGTGACGGGCAGATCGGGTATATTTACTACGGTAGCTTTTCCAGTTCGGCCGGCGAAAGCGGTTTGGATCACATATTCTATCAATTCAAGGATTGCAAAGGTTTGATCTTCGATATCCGGGATAATGGCGGTGGCATGTTATCAAACGCCGATCGCATCGCTTCCCGTTTCTTGGAGGAAAAGATACTGACCGGCTATATCCAACATAAGACGGGTAAAGGGCACGATGACTTTTCCGAACCTTATCCCCTTTATCTCTCACCTTCCGAGCGTATCCGCTGGTTACGCCCTGTTGTGGTCTTAACGAATCGTCATTGCTACAGCGCCGCCAACGATTTCGTGCAGAAAGTACGCATGATGCCTTATGTAACGACGATGGGAGATCGCACCGGAGGCGGTAGTGGCTTCCCCTTTAACTCCGAGTTGCCCAACGGCTGGGGTGTCCGTTTCTCCGCGTCTCCCATGCTAGATGTAAACAAACAGCATACGGAATTCGGTATCGATCCTACATATAAGGTTTCTATGACCCAAGAAGATATCGAGAAAGGTAAAGATACGATTATCGAGGCGGCGATCACCCACCTCTTGTCCGAGACCGAGAAGAAATAA
- a CDS encoding DUF3316 domain-containing protein, translating to MKAITCLIGLFLLFLASPAKAQSDGDEIPWSINSGTMVGIGSYNLMDTYLSPSMEDKKYTGPGLRVMNERMKRVRLANYRVSRQQIISVDLASTDNAASTATDFAGFIDYTLGYYYHLPTVLPDLKLLAGGAVHGMGGFIYNTRNGNNPASAKADIDLNISAMAIYKLRIKEYPMTLRYQFTIPFAGVLFSPHYGQSYYEIFNLGNASGVVQFNSFHNKFAMKNFFTVDFPVCNFTIRAGYLNSSYRTDVNGIQSHIISHSFMIGLVKEFISFGGKRLKNTQRFRSAYY from the coding sequence ATGAAAGCTATCACCTGTTTGATTGGTTTGTTCCTGCTGTTTCTCGCGTCACCGGCCAAGGCCCAGTCCGATGGAGACGAGATCCCTTGGTCTATCAACAGCGGGACCATGGTCGGTATAGGAAGCTACAATCTAATGGACACCTATTTATCTCCCAGCATGGAAGATAAGAAATATACAGGCCCCGGATTACGGGTAATGAATGAACGGATGAAGAGGGTCCGACTGGCAAACTATCGGGTATCCAGACAGCAAATCATAAGCGTCGATCTGGCTAGCACGGATAATGCTGCCTCTACCGCTACGGATTTCGCGGGCTTTATCGATTATACGTTGGGTTACTATTATCATTTGCCCACGGTATTGCCGGATTTAAAGCTTCTGGCGGGTGGTGCCGTGCATGGCATGGGTGGTTTTATATACAATACCCGCAACGGAAATAACCCGGCCTCGGCGAAAGCGGATATCGATTTGAACATCTCCGCCATGGCGATCTATAAGTTACGCATCAAGGAATATCCCATGACGCTACGCTACCAGTTCACGATCCCCTTCGCCGGTGTTTTATTCTCCCCCCATTACGGGCAATCGTATTACGAGATCTTCAACCTAGGGAATGCCTCGGGAGTGGTGCAATTCAATTCCTTCCATAATAAATTCGCCATGAAGAACTTTTTCACGGTAGATTTCCCGGTTTGTAATTTTACGATACGGGCAGGTTACCTAAACAGCTCTTACCGTACAGATGTCAATGGGATACAGTCTCATATAATCTCTCACTCTTTTATGATCGGCCTCGTGAAAGAATTTATCTCTTTCGGAGGAAAACGCCTAAAGAATACCCAGCGGTTCAGAAGCGCTTATTATTAA
- a CDS encoding DNA gyrase/topoisomerase IV subunit A yields MRPEDKEDDYIEDKENEEIEDINSDTQDNEATEEEANTHSDYKVPGKGDTRVTTYHLSGMYQNWFLDYASYVILERAVPHINDGLKPVQRRILHSMRRLDDGRYNKVANIVGHTMQFHPHGDASIGDALVQLGQKDLLIDCQGNWGNILTGDGAAAPRYIEARLSKFALETVFNPKTTLWQLSYDGRNKEPVTLPVKFPLLLAQGVEGIAVGLSSKILPHNFNELLDASIAYLRGEEFALYPDFQTGGSIDIAKYNDGERGGSVKVRAKIGKLDNKTLVISEIPYGKTTSTVIESILKANDKGKIKIKKVDDNTAKDVEILVHLAPGVSSDKTIDALYAFTDCEISISPNCCVIKEDKPHFLTVSDVLHHSTDRTLELLREELKIQKQEQEEALFFASLEKIFIEERIYKDPEFENAKNMDEAISHIDLRLEPFKPRFIREVTRDDILKLMEIKMGRILKFNSDKSNEFIAQTLEQIAKINDKLEHIIDYTIDWFTMLKEKYGKAYPRHTVIRNFDTIEATKVVEANEKLYINRQEGFIGMGLKKDEFICNCSDIDDVIIFYRNGTYKIVKVADKIFIGKDILYVNVFKRNDNRTIYNVIYRDGKFGYNYIKRFAVTGATRDREYDLTKGTENSRVLYFSANPNGEAETVKVILKPKPRQKLLVFEKNFSEIAIKGRGSQGNILTKAEVHKISLKQKGSSTLGGREVWFDWDVLRLNYDGRGEELGEFHSNDQILVILPNGDFYVTNFDLSNHYESNIMVIEKYQPSKIWTAVLYDADQKYYYIKRFLLEVNTRKQNFLGENPKNRLMLLTDEVYPRIEVIFGGHDAFREALVLDADEFIAVKGFKAKGKRISTFEVETINELEPNRFVPSENASESDDTEGNEEENDTDDGQSTTDIIDEITGQMKLFDE; encoded by the coding sequence ATGAGACCGGAAGATAAAGAAGACGATTATATCGAGGATAAGGAAAACGAGGAAATTGAGGATATAAATAGTGATACCCAAGATAACGAGGCTACGGAGGAAGAGGCGAATACCCATTCCGACTATAAAGTCCCGGGGAAAGGGGATACACGTGTCACGACCTATCATTTGTCTGGGATGTACCAAAACTGGTTCCTAGACTACGCTTCTTATGTGATCTTGGAACGGGCCGTTCCGCATATCAACGATGGACTGAAACCCGTACAACGACGTATCCTGCACTCCATGAGAAGGTTGGATGACGGGCGGTATAACAAGGTTGCGAATATCGTAGGTCATACGATGCAGTTCCACCCTCACGGAGACGCCTCTATCGGAGATGCCTTGGTGCAATTGGGACAAAAGGATCTATTGATCGATTGCCAAGGAAACTGGGGTAATATCCTGACGGGAGACGGAGCCGCCGCTCCTCGTTATATAGAGGCTCGCCTTTCCAAGTTTGCCTTGGAGACCGTATTCAATCCCAAGACAACCCTTTGGCAGCTTTCTTACGACGGGCGTAATAAGGAACCGGTTACCTTACCGGTAAAATTCCCTTTATTGCTGGCACAGGGCGTGGAAGGTATCGCCGTAGGCCTGTCTTCCAAGATACTCCCTCATAATTTCAATGAGTTATTAGATGCTTCCATCGCCTATCTACGGGGAGAGGAATTCGCGTTATATCCGGATTTCCAGACAGGAGGCTCTATCGACATAGCCAAATATAATGATGGAGAACGGGGTGGATCGGTGAAAGTCCGTGCAAAAATCGGCAAGCTCGATAATAAGACATTGGTGATCTCGGAGATCCCGTATGGAAAAACAACCTCTACCGTGATCGAGTCCATCCTAAAAGCGAACGATAAAGGAAAGATCAAGATCAAGAAGGTAGACGATAATACCGCCAAGGATGTAGAGATCTTGGTGCATCTCGCTCCGGGGGTCTCTTCAGACAAGACCATCGATGCTTTATACGCCTTTACGGATTGTGAGATCAGTATCTCCCCAAACTGTTGCGTGATCAAGGAGGACAAGCCGCATTTCCTTACGGTCAGCGATGTGCTCCACCACTCTACGGATCGTACGCTGGAGCTGTTACGGGAAGAACTCAAGATTCAGAAACAAGAACAAGAGGAGGCCCTGTTCTTCGCCTCCCTTGAAAAGATATTTATCGAGGAGCGCATCTATAAAGATCCGGAGTTCGAGAACGCCAAGAACATGGACGAGGCGATATCCCATATCGACCTTCGTTTAGAGCCGTTCAAGCCCCGATTTATCCGTGAGGTTACCCGGGACGATATCCTGAAGCTCATGGAGATCAAAATGGGACGTATCCTAAAGTTCAACTCCGACAAGAGTAACGAGTTCATTGCCCAGACCTTGGAACAAATCGCCAAGATCAACGATAAACTGGAACATATCATCGACTATACTATCGATTGGTTTACCATGCTGAAAGAGAAATACGGCAAGGCTTACCCTCGCCATACCGTGATACGCAATTTCGACACGATCGAGGCGACCAAGGTCGTAGAGGCAAACGAGAAATTGTATATCAACCGTCAAGAAGGTTTCATCGGCATGGGACTGAAAAAGGACGAGTTCATATGTAACTGCTCGGATATAGACGATGTCATTATCTTCTATCGCAACGGTACTTATAAGATCGTCAAGGTAGCGGATAAGATCTTTATCGGTAAGGATATTCTATATGTCAACGTATTTAAGCGTAACGACAACCGGACGATTTACAACGTCATATACCGGGACGGTAAGTTCGGATATAATTACATCAAACGCTTCGCCGTCACAGGCGCTACACGCGATCGGGAATACGACCTGACCAAAGGTACGGAAAACTCCCGTGTCCTTTACTTCAGCGCAAACCCGAACGGAGAGGCGGAGACCGTCAAGGTAATCCTGAAACCCAAACCCCGGCAGAAACTACTCGTCTTCGAAAAGAACTTCAGCGAGATAGCCATTAAGGGACGGGGTTCTCAAGGTAATATCCTGACGAAAGCGGAAGTGCACAAGATCAGCCTCAAGCAGAAAGGCTCTTCCACCTTGGGAGGCCGGGAAGTATGGTTCGACTGGGACGTACTCCGGTTAAATTACGATGGACGGGGAGAAGAGCTAGGCGAGTTCCATAGCAACGATCAGATATTGGTGATCCTGCCGAACGGCGATTTCTACGTCACGAATTTTGACCTTAGCAATCACTACGAGTCCAATATCATGGTCATCGAGAAATACCAGCCGAGCAAGATATGGACTGCCGTATTATACGACGCGGATCAGAAATATTATTATATCAAACGATTCCTGCTGGAGGTAAACACCCGGAAGCAGAATTTCCTAGGAGAGAATCCGAAGAACCGCTTGATGTTGCTTACGGATGAGGTCTATCCTCGTATCGAGGTGATCTTCGGAGGCCATGACGCCTTCCGGGAGGCTCTCGTCCTCGATGCCGACGAATTTATCGCGGTGAAAGGCTTCAAAGCCAAAGGTAAACGAATCTCTACATTTGAGGTCGAGACAATCAATGAGCTGGAACCGAATCGCTTCGTCCCTTCCGAAAACGCATCGGAATCAGACGATACCGAAGGCAATGAGGAGGAAAACGACACTGACGACGGGCAGAGTACCACGGATATTATCGATGAAATTACGGGACAGATGAAATTGTTTGACGAATAA